In Venenivibrio stagnispumantis, the genomic stretch AAACAAACATAACAGAAGAGCCATAAACGATATAACCGGCTGCCACCTGTTTATAACCTTCTTGAAGAAAATCATTTTCATTTCCTTCTATTTTTTTATGGATAGAAAAAATAGTTCCTACACTAACATTAACATCTATATTAGAAGAGCCATCTAATGGGTCAAAAGCTATAACATATTTCGCATCTTTCCCATGCTCAAAATATATAACATCATCAAGCTCTTCCGATGCACAGGCAAAAAATTGACCACTTTCACCAAGATGCTCAATTAATAACTGATTTGAAAATTCATCAAGTTTTTGGACTTCTTCCCCTTGAATATTTGTTTTTCCGGTTTTACCGAGAATATCTATAAGTCCAGCCATTTTTATATGTGAAGCTATAATCTTTGTTGCATTCTCAATAGCAAGAAGAGCCAAAGATAAAGAACCCGTTGCATTTGGATATTTTCTTTCTTCTTCTAATATAAATCTTGATAAATCTGTCCCAATTTTTGCCATTTTATCCACCTCTTTTTATATTTTTTATAAAAGAAACTGCTCTTTTATCTTTTAATCTTCCGTAAAGATAATGAAAATCAATAAATTTTTCATAAGATTTAATAAGCATTTTTATAAGGTCACAAACCAAATCATCCCCTTCCAAGCAATATTTCATCATATCAGCTATTAAATCTTCCAAAGATAAAACATTTATTATTTCATCTTCAATCTGTATCTGATTAAAATTTCCCGTAATTAATTCAAAATCTTTGCTTATTTCAACATTTATATCATCTTTAAGCCACAAATCCCCAAATTGAGTATATCCAAGCTCTCTTAATGCTTGCTGTAATAAATGAATATCCGGATGAAGTAATGATATTATATTAGCCGGATACATACCTTGGGTATAAACTGTAAGTGCAAATTTACCAACAATAATAGGCTCTTTTGATTTTAACTTCCTTATCTGCTTATTTATCTCTTTTAAAGCTGTTATCTGTTTATCCAAACTCATAACAATATTATATTAAACAAACCATTCATAATCAAATTCTTTTGAAATATCAATTTCCAAATAGCTATATAACGGCAGTTTTAAAACTGTATTATCATTTTTATCTTTTATTTTAAATAAAATTTCAAAATTTTTTCTTCCTATAAACGAAATAGGTATTTTTATCTCTAATATCTTGCCAATAGCATAATTTTCCCCATTTTTTGATAAATCTATCGTTATATCTTTTTTTGTATCTGATATTATCTCTATAGTTAAATATTTATCCTTTATCTTGTCTAAATCTCCATCTAATCTTAAATAAAAATTTTGTTTATCATAACCATAATAAACTTTTTTTATAAAGATTTTGCTACTATCCATTGTGCCGGCATCAAATTTTATATCTATCTCTCCTGCATTTAGCCATTCATAATAATTTGTTATCTCTCCATCTATTACCGGTGTTATGTAATAATTAGGTTCTTTAATAATAGGTTTTTTATATAACTTTTTTATAGGTTTTAATATTTTAGCCGGTGGTTCATCGCCGTAAATCTGATATATCTTTTGTAAATTTGCTCTAAATAATCTATCAAATTTATCTGCAAAATGTGTAAAATGGTCATCTCCATACCACCAAAACCAATCGCTACCTTCAGCAATAAGCATCAATTTTTCTGCTTCTTCGGATTTTGGCTTTGTTTCAAGATAATTTTTTGTGATAGATAAAACTTCCCATGCTATATTTTTTTCTTCCTGCCCTATCCATGTTGTAAAATCTCCATATATCCAACTTCCGGCTACAATATTCGTTATCTGATTTTCCGGTATATCATCTTTTTTTATTGCTTCTTCAAAAGTTATACATTCTATCCATTCATAATTTTGTTCTATCTTTTTATATAAAAGTCGTAAAAAATCATATCCATTATTTTTATAAAACTCCCAAGCATTCTCTCCATCAAGAATAACGCAAACAATAGGCGAAAATTGGTATTTATCATAAATATCCTTTAATCTTGATATAAAATCATCTGTTGCTTTTTCTTCATCTTCTTCTTGATATCTAAATCCTATTAAATCACTTAGATATTTATCTCTGAAAAATAGATAAATATTCTTATATTTATGTTTTTGATAAATTTTTTCTATATTTCTTCCTCCTATGCTGTTAAATAATACATCTTCATCTGATGCTGTCCATAATATTTGATACTCATTAAATAAATCTAAGGTTTGATTGCTAATAGAGCCTTCTGCCGGCCAAAATCCGGAAGGCAATTTTCCAAAAATATTTTTATAAAAATCTATTGCATTTATTACATGCTTTTTTGCATCTTCTTTAAAATTAGCCCTTACCTTTGGAAGAGTTATATCTTTTTTAGCCTCTTTTGCAGATTCTATATCTATTAAAAGTGGTAAAATAGGATGATAAAAAGGTGTTGTTGATATTTCTATTTTACCTTTTTTTTCTAACTTTTTATAAAAAGGAATAATCTCTTTCAAAAAAGATATTAATCTATCCAAAAGGGCAATTTTATCTTCTTTTGTGTATAATTTGCCTTTTGCAATTAATGATTTTATTAATGGACAATTTTCTCTAAGATAATTTCCACTCCATGCAAGTAAAAATAAAATTTTTAAATCAAGGATTTCTTGATATGTAAATTTATTACCGTTTTGTTTTTTTAAAAAAAGCTGATAATATCTTTCAAAAGGCATTATCATATTTTTTAAATTACTACTAAAAAGAATATCAAGTAAATAATTTATTTCTTCTTCTGTTAATTTTTCTTCATCTTTATAAATAAGAGAAAGGGTTAAATCATTTTTAAAATCTTTTATATAATCTTGTAAAGTTTCAAGTAGAGAAGGAACAAGATTAAAGGTTGCTTTTATTTTTTTAAAATTGCTAATATGCCAGGGCATTTCATAATAATCTTTTATAGCATGTAAAAAACTCCACGGCATTATATATTTTCCGGAAGTTGCCTCTTTATAAGATGGCTGATGCATATGCCATAAAAAAGCAAGATATAACTTTTTCATTCTTCCATTATCCAGTTATTTATCTTTTCTAAGTATTCGTTTAATATCTCTTCTCCTTTATCTTTATTTTCTGCCTGAATATATATATGAAGGCTGTCTGCATATTGGTCAGGTATCATAAGTATCCAGTTTTTATTATCAAAGAATATTTTTACTCCATCTACGAAAGAAGCATTTTTATCTATTGCTTCTTCCGAAAATTTTCTCATCATCTTTCCTTTTAGATAAGAAGGACATGCAACAAGGGTATGATTAAAATAAAAATCCGGTAAAACATTTAAACATTCTGATATTGTTAAATTTGCTTTTGAAAGCATTTCAAGTAATTTAACAGATGCAAACATTCCATCAAAAGAATAAGAAAATTCTGTAAATGCATAATTCCCTTCAAGATTTGCAAAGAAATAATAATCTTTTAAAAATGAAGCTTTTAATCCTATGGTTTTACCTCTTTCTATAATAAGATTATCAAGGAAGTTATCAAGAATATCCGGAATATATACCGGCAGATAAATTTTTAGTTGTTTATTTGCTGTTTTATTGATAAGATATAAAAATATTAAAACAGATTTATAATTTTGAAGGATTTCTCCTTTTTCGGAGATTATTGTTAATTTTTCACCACTCGGATATATAACAAAACCTGATGATAATTTAAGGGCAGATACTATTTTTGATATTTCTGATATTGATTTTTGTTTTAATATGCTTATTTGTGATAATTTTCTTTCATCTTGATAAGCATTTATCAAGATATTATCTATATTAAGGTTATTTATAATATCCGGATATATTGTATATGTAGAACCATTTAATAAATCTGCTATTATTTTTATTTGTGAAGATTGGATAGTTTCTTTCTGGATTAAGGATAAAAATCTGGCTTTATAGCTTTTTGGAAGGCTTGGGTCTTCTTTTATCTCTCCAATCTCATTATAAGCAGCCCTTCTGAAATTTTCCCTGAAAAATATTCTTTCAACTGTTTTTTCTGTATTTGTATCTATTGGTAATCCATCATTATCAAAAAAGAGTATATCGGTGGAAGCAGGATTTTCCGGTGATTGTCTAAAATATACACCGGCAACATTATCACTATTTGATAATATATATCTTAAAACCGGCAATGAAGATAACTTTAAATCTAAAACATTAACTCCTGTGCCAAGTAATCCACCTAAGAAAGCTCTTTTTAACATTCTTGAAGCTCTGTGATAATCCCTTCCTACTATTATTGTTTTACCTTTTGGTATTATTGAGCCAAAACTTTCTGCAAGTTTTGCAACCATCTCACAGGAAAGCTCTATATTAGTTCTTCCGGAAACTTTTCCACCTTCAAATAAACCGGCTTTGTATTTTTCTCCCCATATTAGATTACTGCTGATTATACTTTTTTCTTCTATCAGTTTATCAGGCCAGATTATAACATCTCTTTCAAATTTAACATCATCTTTAACTATTGTATTTTCTGCTATTATAACTCCGTGTTCTGCTTTTACATTATTACCTATGGATACATTATCACACAAAACTCCATTTTTTATCTCACAATTTTTTCCGATATTTACATTATTCCATAATACAGTATCTTGTAGTATACTGTTTTCATCTATTTTACAATTTTTTCTGATAACCACATTTTTTAAATAACAATTTTCTTTTATTTCTACATTATCATCTAAAACTATAACTCCTTCTAATTTTACATTTTTTGATAGATTTATATTTCCTTGTTTATATAGGGTATATCCATCTTTTTGTATTTTTTCTCCGTAGATTTCTATTTTTACTTTACCGGAAAGTATATCTTTTATAACTTCTCTATAACTTTCAGGATTACCTACATCTCTCCAATAACCTTTTGCATTATATCCGTATAATGTTATTCCTTCTTTCATAAGTTTTGGAAATAAATCTTTACTAAAATCAAAAGGTATATTATCCGGTATATATTTTAAAATCTCCGGCTCTATTATATATATTCCTGTATTGATTGTGTCGCTAAAAACTTCTCCCCATCCGGGTTTTTCTAAGAATCTTAAAATTTTTCCTTCTTTATCTGTTATAACAACTCCAAATTGAAGCGGGTCTGATACAGATGTTAAAGTTATTGTTAATTTTGATTGTTTTATTTCATGAAATCCTATTATCTCTTTAAAATCAAAATCAGTAACAAGGTCTCCGCTGACAACAATAAATCTTTCATCTAAATATTTTTCTGCTTTTTTTACTGCTCCGGCTGTTCCATAATCATCATCCGGCAAAACATAAGTTATATTAACGCCAAAATCTTTTCCATCTTTAAAATAATCTTTAATAACTTCCGGTTTAAAATATAAAAGAACAACAATATCTGTAATACCAATATCTTTTAATTTTTTTATTATGTATTCCATCATAGGTCTGTTGAGGATTGGAAGCATTGGTTTTGGAATGCTATTAGTTAATGGTTGTATTCTTGTTCCGAAACCACCGGCCATAACTACTGCTTTCATCATATTCCCCCTATATTTTAATGAAATTAGGAATATTTTATCATATAATTATAATAACTTAATTTTTGGAGGTTTTTGTGTTATGTTTAAAGGGTCTATTGTGGCACTTATTACACCATTTAAAAATGGGAAGATAGATAAAAACTCTTTGAAAAAACTTATAAATTTCCATATAGAAAATGAAACAGATGCAATAGTTATTGCCGGCACAACAGGAGAATCTGCTACCCTTACTTATGAAGAACATGAAGAAGTTATAGCCTTAGCAGTAGAATATGCCGAAAAAAGAATACCTATTATAGCCGGAACCGGTGCAAACTCTACCCATGAAGCAATTATGCTTACAAAATTTGCAGAAAAAGTAGGAGCAGATGCTTCCCTTCAAGTTATGCCTTATTATAACAAACCTACCCAAGAAGGATTATATCAGCATTTTAAAGCAATCTGCGAAGAAACAAATATACCTATTATTTTATACAATATTCCTTCCAGAACCGGTGTTGATATGTTACCTGAAACATTTGCAAGATTATATTCAGACTTTCCAAATATCGTAGGAATGAAAGAAGCAACCGGAAATGTTGCAAGAGTAAGTGATACAATCTCCTTAGTAGGAGAAGAGGTTGTTATACTGTCCGGTGATGATGCTTTAACACTTCCTATGATGGCTGTCGGAGCAAAAGGCGTTATATCCGTAGCAAATAATATTGTTCCAAAAGAAGTATCCCAAATGTGTAAATTAGCCCTTGAAGGAGATTTTGTAAAAGCAAGAGAAATACACAACAGATTATATAAATTATTCAAAGTTTTATTCGTAGAAACTAATCCTATACCGGTAAAAACTGCTGCATATCTTATGGGATTAATTGAAGATATAGAGATGAGATTACCTCTTTATTATATGAATAAACAGAATGAAGAAAAATTAAAAGAAGTTTTAAAAGAGCTAAATCTTATAACTTAGCATTTTTGCAAAATTGCAAAATAAAAGCTATATAAGAAAAAGTTATATTAATCATAATAGATTGGCATAAATTTTGCCTTATAATATTTGGTAAATTTTTAAAAAGGAGTGTTTGGTTGAAAGTTGCAATTGTTGGCATCGGGAATATGGGTTCTAAATATATAAATAAATTTGTTGAACTTGGATATGAAACCGTTTTAATAGATATAGAAGATTCTAAATTGGCAAAATATCCGGAAAATTTTAAAAAATACAAAGATTTAAATCAAGCATTAGATAAAGAAAATATACAGGCTCTTTTTGTAGCAACATCGCCTACCTCCCATATTCCTATTGCCAAAAAAGCAATAGAAAGAGGTATAAATGTATTGATAGAAAAGCCACCGGCACTCAGTAGTAAAGAGCTTGAAGAAGCAATAAATTTAGCAATAAAGAAAAATGTTTATCTTCATGTATCAGAAATAGAACTTCAATCAAGTATAGTCAGAAATCTAAAACTAAATAAAAAACCTTCCGGTATAAAAGGATTTAGATTAAATCTCGGGAAAGGTTATATCAATCCATTTTATGACCTTGCATGGCATGATTTATATATTTTCCAATATATAATAGGAGATTTTAAAATAAAATCTGTTAAAGATAAAGGAAATATTTTTGAAGTTTATGCAATATCTGATAATACAGAGTTTGATTTGGAAGTAGCATGGCTTAATCCTTTTGTTAGAAGAGAATGGCTACTTGATGAAAATATAAAACTAAATTTTGTAGAAGATAGCATTTATCATAATGGAAATATCATAGAAAGTGATAAAAAAGATAAATTAAAATTAATGATACAAAACTTTATTAATAATCCATCTTTTGAAAGTTCATTTAGAGCATTAAAAATATTAAAAGAGATTGAAAATATCAAAATATAAAGGAGATAAAAATTGATACCAATTATTAAGCCGGAATTTGGAAAAGAGGAAAAAGAAGTAGTTAATCAAATTATTGACTCAGGACAGATAACCAGAGGTAACTGGACTTTTAAATTTAAAGAAAGCTTTAAAAATTATCTAAATGTAGCATTTTGTCATACGGTATGTAGCGGAACTGCTGCATTGTATATTGCTTTAAAAGCAATAGGTGTAAATAATAAGGAAGATTATGTTATTGTTCCTGCTCTTAGTTTTATGGCAACTATTGATGCAGTAATTCTTGCAGGTGGAACACCGGTTGTTGTTGATGTTGATGATACATACACAATGGATACATTTTATCTTGAAGAAGCTGTAAAAAAATACAAACCAAAAGCCATAATACCGGTTCATCTTTTCGGTCAAACTGCTGATATGGATAAAATAAAAGAGATTGCTGATAGTTATAATGTTATAGTTCTTGAAGATGCAGCTCAGGCACACGGAGCCGAATATAAAGGAAAGAAAGCAGGTTCTCTTGGTGATTTATCTGCATTTAGTTTTTATGCATCTAAAAATGTTGCAATGGGAGAAGGTGGAGCAATATGCACCAATAATCCTGAGATTGATGAAAAGATAACAAACTGGATAGAGTTTGGAAATCATCCGGCACTTAATTTAAGAATAACAGAATTTCAAGCAGGAATAGGTTATTATCAACTTCAAAAACTTGATAAAGGAAATGCAAGAAGAAGAGAGATAGCTGCCTTATACAACAAAGAATTTCAAGATTTACCCGGATTAGTTTTACCTTATGAAGCAGAAAATAGAAAACATATTTATCATATCTACGCATTAAGACATCTACAAAGAAATAAAATAATAGAAAAGCTTATAGAAAACGGCATAGGAGCAAGGGTTTATTATGATTATACATTACATCAGCTTAGAAATGCTTTACATCTTCCTTGTGAAAAAGCAGAGCAGTTTAAAGATGAACTTTTAGCTATACCAGTTTATAGTGCTCTAACAGATGATGAGGTATCATATATAATAGAAACATTCAAAAAAATAGTTAAATCTTTATGAGGTAATAAATATGAGAAAAATAGAAGGAATTTTAACAGCAGAAAATATAAAATTTGCAATAGTTGTAGGAAGATTTAATAGCTTAATAACAGAAAGATTGTTAGAAGGGTCTATTGATTGTATTATCAGACATAACGGAAAAGAAGAAAATATTGATATTATTAGAGTTCCAGGTTCTTTTGAGATACCGCTTACAGCAAAAAAATTAGCAAAAACCGGAAAGTATGATGCAATAATATGCCTTGGAGCAGTAATTAGAGGAGCAACACCACATTTTGATTATGTAGCATCAGAAGTTACAAAAGGAATAGCTCAAGTATCCCTTGAAACAGAAATCCCAATAGCTTATGGCATATTAACCACAGATACAATAGAACAGGCAATAGAAAGAGCCGGCACAAAAATGGGTAATAAAGGCTTTGATGCTGCATTAACTGCAATAGAAATGGTAAATGTATTAAGGCAGATATAATGAAGAGGTTTTTAAATAGAAAAATAAGAAAAGAAGCAAGAGAAGTTATACTTAGAGTTCTTTATAGCTATGATATAAGAAAAGAAGATATGCTTTCTATTTTTGAAGATTATATAAAAAAGGAAAAATTTAACTCAAAAGTTAAAGAATATGCACGAAATGTAATAGAAGGTATATCACAAAATCTACAAACAATAGATAATATTATTCAAGATTATTTAGAAGATTGGAGATTAGAAAGACTTGGCTATATAGAGAGGGCATTACTGAGGCTTGGTGTTTATGAGCTTTTATTTAATGAATTATCAAAAGATGAAACTGTTGGAAGAAAATTTGCAGATATTTTAAATTTAGCAAAATGTTATCTTATTTCAGAAACGCCACTTAAATTTATAAATGGTGTTTTAAGTAGAATTTATAAAACAAAGGTAGGTAATTTAAATTGAGAATAGCTTTTATTTCAGATATACATAGCAATATATATGCTCTTGAAGCAGTATCAGAAGATATAAAAAAACAATCTATTGATAAAATAATATGTCTTGGAGATATTGTAGGTTATGGCTCCCATCCAAATGAAGTTGCACAGTGGGTAATCCAAAACTGTGATATATCACTGAGAGGAAATCATGATACATTAATCTCAGAAGCAGAACCTATTGATATGCATAATCCTTATACATTAATGGCTGCTTTTTATAATAAAGAAAAATTAGAAGAAAAATATAAAGAATTTTTAAGAAACTTGGAAAAGGATTTGGAAAATGATATATGGGTTTTAACCCATGATGAACCTTGTATTCCCGGAAGTATGGAATATATAACAAAAGAAAAAGAAGCCTCTGATACATTTTCTGCTTTTAAACAAAAATTTTGTTTTTATGGACATACCCATTTACCATTGATATTTGCAACTGAAAATAAAGATGTTAAAATTTATTCATCGGAAGAAAAAATATTTATAAAAGAAGAAGAAAGATATTTAATTTCTGTAGCAAGTGTAGGACAACCAAGAGATAAAGATAAAAGAGCTAAATATCTTATCTTTGATATGGATGAAAATTATCTGCAGTTTAGAAGAGTTGAATATAATAGAGAAAAGGCAGCCTCCGATATTTTAGCTGCCGGTATTCCTTCTCTATTTGCAAAGATTTTACTCTGATTTGGTTGTTTCTTCTTCTTGGTAATAATTTGCTATTGCAACTTTTACAAATTTGACCAAACATCCTTCACAAAGTTTTAATGTAACAGTTTTCTCATCTACTGCTTTTACTTCTCCTATTATTCCACCGGAAGTTACAACTTTATCACCTTTTTTAAGGTTTTTTAAAAATTCTTCATGTTTTTTTCTTTGTTGCTGTTGTGGTCTGTATATTAAAAAATAAAATATACCTATCAACATAACCATCCAAACAACAGCACTTATTAAACTTTCTGCACCTTGCATCTAAAAATCCTCCTCTAAGAATAATCTTATACTTGCAACACCATATACACCGGTATTTAATACTTCCTGTAAATTTTGTTTATTTATACCACCGAGAGCATACACAGGTATTTTAACATTTTTTAAAACATCTTTCAAACCTTCTAATCCTTTTGGCTTATCTTTACCCTCTACTGCAAAAATAGGAGAGTAAAATATATAATCTGCTCCTTCTTCTTCTGCCTTTTTTGCTGATTCTATTGAGTGGCAGGATTTTCCTACTATTAAATCCGGAAATTTAGATTTTATATCTTTAATAGGAATACTTTTTTCAGGTAGATGAACTCCAGTTAAATTTAAAATATATGCAATATCTACTCTATCATTTACAAAAATAAAAACATCATATCCTTTTAATGCTTCTTTTGTTTCTTTACAAAGATAAAATAACTCCTCTGAAGATAAATCTTTTTCTCTTATTTGAAATAACCTTATCCCCTCTTTTGCTAAATATAAAATCTGCTCTTTAAATGGTTTTTTAAATTTTTTTCTATCTGTAATACAATAAAATTTTGGTAATATCATTTTTCACTTTTGCTGTCAAGATATATCAATATACGATATTTCATCTATATCTATCCTATTAGCTAATTTTTTCCATTTTTCCTGTAAATGCTTATCTAAAAATTTGCCAACTTCATATATCCATCTGGCTACTGTTCCATAAGGTAGATTTAATACTCTTGCTATAGCAGATTTACTCATTCCTTCGCTATACATTTTTAAAGCAAGAAGTTTTACTTTTTCTGAGTGTTTATAATATTTAGCACCTTCGTAGAAATGTCTTCCGCATTGATTACATTTATATCTTTGCCTTCCTGTATTTTTTCCAAACTTTTTACACCAATTAGAACCACATTCTGGGCAATTTATATTCTCTTGATATTTTCTTGGTCTGCCTCTCTTCTTCATGATTTCTATTTTACCATAATTTTTAGCTATTTTTGGATAGGACTACCCAATATATCAAAAATTACGAATACTCCTACAACCATAAGTATTATAATTGTTGGAAACCAAACAGCCGGATCCATTCTCAAACACCTCCTAAAAATTATTCTTTATAAATTTCTAACTTTTAATTTTTCAACCTTTTTAAAATCCGTTTCATCAAAAGTTATTATTTCATCTACCTTATAAAATATTGACCAAGAGGCTATAAAAGCATCTGTAAACTTTATATTTTTATCTTTATATAATTCTATGGCATATTCTATAACTTCAAATAACTCAACTTCAATACCAGGCGTATTTATAATTGCAGTTATTACCTCAGAAATTTCAATTTTACTTCTTTTATAAACTTTTTCTAATACCCAGACTATTTCAGCAATTACAAGATAAGGAACTAAAAGTTTAATTTTTCCTTTTTCGGCTTTTTCTATTAACTCCTTTGCTTTTTTAAATTTAACTTCATCATCTATTGTGAATAATCTTATAAAAATGTTAGTATCAATGGTTACTTTTTTCACGTTCTTCTACAGCCTCATATATAGCTTTATCTATTTCTTCTTCTGTTGCTGTTTTTTCTCCTTTTAAAAACCCAAAAAAATCTTTTATAGTTTTAACTTTTTGCAATTCTATCTTGTTTTTTCTTTTCCTTATAATCAATATACTACCTTCTTTTATACCCAGTTTATCTCTAATTTCTTTAGGTATTATTACTTTACCTTCCGGTAATACTTTAACTAACAACTCTTCCTTTTTCATTTTTATCCCTTCTTATAAATCTTCATATCATCTATTAAAAACTCAATATATTCCTTCTCCTGCCAATATGATATAGTTGGAGTATATACAATATCCGCATATAATCCTACTGCAAAATATCTTGAATAATCCAAACCACCCCACCATTTAGCAGTAAATCTATTATTATTAATATCCCTGAATGTAAATACAACAAGTCTTCCCTTCTCTACAAGATAATAGTCTTCTATTTTTAAATTTTGTGCAAGAAATTTTGGCTCCGGATTTTTTTCTCCAAAAGGTGCAAGAATTTCTATCTGTTTTATTTTTTCTTTATTCCAAAAAGAAAGAGATATCCTCATATCTATCTCTTTTGTTATAAATGGTGAATTACCGGATATTTTTGATATGGCTTGATTAAATCTTTCTTTAAACTCAGGTATATTGGAGCTTTTTATGGTAAATCCGGCTGCTAATGCATGCCCACCATATCTTTCAAGCAAATCTGCACATTCATTTAATGCATTATATATATTTACTTTCGGGACGCTTCTTACAGAAGCAACAGCTTTTCCGTTGTTTATGGCAAGCACAACAGATGGCAATTTATACTTTGTAGTTAATTTACCGGCAACTATTCCGATAACCCCCTGATGCCAATCTTCTTTTCCTACAACTATTGAGTTAGATATATTTTCTTTTTCTATTATTTTTATTGCTTCTTTTGATACTCTTTCAGTGATATTTTGTCTTTCTCTATTTAGATTTTCAAGTTCATTTGCTAAATTTGATGCCTTTATATCATCATTTGTTATTAATATTTTTACAGATTTTCTTGCAT encodes the following:
- a CDS encoding AbrB/MazE/SpoVT family DNA-binding domain-containing protein, with protein sequence MKKEELLVKVLPEGKVIIPKEIRDKLGIKEGSILIIRKRKNKIELQKVKTIKDFFGFLKGEKTATEEEIDKAIYEAVEEREKSNH
- a CDS encoding metallophosphoesterase family protein, whose translation is MRIAFISDIHSNIYALEAVSEDIKKQSIDKIICLGDIVGYGSHPNEVAQWVIQNCDISLRGNHDTLISEAEPIDMHNPYTLMAAFYNKEKLEEKYKEFLRNLEKDLENDIWVLTHDEPCIPGSMEYITKEKEASDTFSAFKQKFCFYGHTHLPLIFATENKDVKIYSSEEKIFIKEEERYLISVASVGQPRDKDKRAKYLIFDMDENYLQFRRVEYNREKAASDILAAGIPSLFAKILL
- a CDS encoding IS1/IS1595 family N-terminal zinc-binding domain-containing protein yields the protein MKKRGRPRKYQENINCPECGSNWCKKFGKNTGRQRYKCNQCGRHFYEGAKYYKHSEKVKLLALKMYSEGMSKSAIARVLNLPYGTVARWIYEVGKFLDKHLQEKWKKLANRIDIDEISYIDIS
- a CDS encoding DegT/DnrJ/EryC1/StrS family aminotransferase, giving the protein MIPIIKPEFGKEEKEVVNQIIDSGQITRGNWTFKFKESFKNYLNVAFCHTVCSGTAALYIALKAIGVNNKEDYVIVPALSFMATIDAVILAGGTPVVVDVDDTYTMDTFYLEEAVKKYKPKAIIPVHLFGQTADMDKIKEIADSYNVIVLEDAAQAHGAEYKGKKAGSLGDLSAFSFYASKNVAMGEGGAICTNNPEIDEKITNWIEFGNHPALNLRITEFQAGIGYYQLQKLDKGNARRREIAALYNKEFQDLPGLVLPYEAENRKHIYHIYALRHLQRNKIIEKLIENGIGARVYYDYTLHQLRNALHLPCEKAEQFKDELLAIPVYSALTDDEVSYIIETFKKIVKSL
- a CDS encoding thiamine phosphate synthase; the encoded protein is MILPKFYCITDRKKFKKPFKEQILYLAKEGIRLFQIREKDLSSEELFYLCKETKEALKGYDVFIFVNDRVDIAYILNLTGVHLPEKSIPIKDIKSKFPDLIVGKSCHSIESAKKAEEEGADYIFYSPIFAVEGKDKPKGLEGLKDVLKNVKIPVYALGGINKQNLQEVLNTGVYGVASIRLFLEEDF
- a CDS encoding PIN domain-containing protein, with the protein product MKKVTIDTNIFIRLFTIDDEVKFKKAKELIEKAEKGKIKLLVPYLVIAEIVWVLEKVYKRSKIEISEVITAIINTPGIEVELFEVIEYAIELYKDKNIKFTDAFIASWSIFYKVDEIITFDETDFKKVEKLKVRNL
- the ribH gene encoding 6,7-dimethyl-8-ribityllumazine synthase, with protein sequence MRKIEGILTAENIKFAIVVGRFNSLITERLLEGSIDCIIRHNGKEENIDIIRVPGSFEIPLTAKKLAKTGKYDAIICLGAVIRGATPHFDYVASEVTKGIAQVSLETEIPIAYGILTTDTIEQAIERAGTKMGNKGFDAALTAIEMVNVLRQI
- the yajC gene encoding preprotein translocase subunit YajC translates to MQGAESLISAVVWMVMLIGIFYFLIYRPQQQQRKKHEEFLKNLKKGDKVVTSGGIIGEVKAVDEKTVTLKLCEGCLVKFVKVAIANYYQEEETTKSE
- the nusB gene encoding transcription antitermination factor NusB, with product MKRFLNRKIRKEAREVILRVLYSYDIRKEDMLSIFEDYIKKEKFNSKVKEYARNVIEGISQNLQTIDNIIQDYLEDWRLERLGYIERALLRLGVYELLFNELSKDETVGRKFADILNLAKCYLISETPLKFINGVLSRIYKTKVGNLN